From Methanocella paludicola SANAE, a single genomic window includes:
- a CDS encoding DUF7544 domain-containing protein, producing the protein MDSIASASVKYGSSRTRELLFRPLDLKFWLLATLGLSAGDPRQAEMCRLRPYYRGTRLLATMGVLIILPAFLIPFMAPFIGSGGALVLVVLYLVFVLAMCLASLFLEVSLDAVFAIGHEAGCGFSDAFRAFARFVREDPGNAAGYMGAKLLVDTGAMTIVSLFFLPALFTMVFILSSVLHTLQAGQAVSRATAFGGLALVAVFCAAAMLASGLLSVPLSAFYGYYTEETVRRICPVSYAARR; encoded by the coding sequence ATGGACTCCATAGCATCGGCCTCGGTGAAATATGGCAGCAGCCGCACCCGTGAGCTGCTCTTCAGGCCCCTCGACCTGAAATTTTGGTTACTTGCGACGCTGGGGCTCTCTGCGGGCGACCCGAGGCAGGCCGAGATGTGCCGATTGAGGCCATATTACCGGGGCACAAGGCTCCTGGCCACGATGGGCGTGCTCATTATACTGCCGGCGTTCCTCATCCCGTTCATGGCGCCCTTTATCGGGTCGGGCGGAGCGCTCGTGCTCGTCGTGCTTTATCTTGTATTCGTCCTTGCCATGTGTCTCGCCAGCCTGTTCCTCGAGGTGAGCCTGGACGCCGTGTTCGCCATAGGTCACGAGGCGGGATGCGGCTTTTCGGACGCCTTTAGAGCCTTCGCCCGCTTCGTCCGGGAAGACCCCGGGAATGCTGCCGGCTATATGGGCGCCAAGCTGCTCGTCGACACGGGGGCGATGACGATCGTATCGCTGTTTTTCCTTCCCGCTTTATTTACTATGGTATTTATCCTGTCGTCCGTGCTGCACACGCTTCAGGCAGGGCAGGCCGTTTCGAGGGCAACGGCTTTTGGCGGGCTCGCGCTCGTTGCCGTGTTCTGCGCGGCCGCCATGCTCGCCTCGGGGCTCCTGTCGGTGCCGCTGTCGGCGTTCTATGGCTACTACACGGAGGAGACCGTACGACGAATATGTCCCGTGTCTTACGCCGCACGACGCTAA
- a CDS encoding MazG nucleotide pyrophosphohydrolase domain-containing protein: protein MEIGEFQRLMKALYGANDAERGLQKTQLWFYEECGELAEAMRKNDKKAIEEEMADVFAWMVSMANMLDIDVEKACLEKYPMKCPRCGHLPCTCTEK from the coding sequence ATGGAGATCGGGGAGTTCCAGCGCCTGATGAAGGCGCTCTACGGCGCCAACGACGCTGAGAGGGGACTCCAGAAGACCCAGCTCTGGTTCTATGAGGAGTGCGGGGAGCTGGCCGAGGCCATGCGAAAGAACGATAAAAAGGCCATCGAGGAAGAGATGGCCGACGTGTTCGCCTGGATGGTCTCCATGGCCAACATGCTCGACATCGACGTGGAGAAGGCGTGCCTGGAAAAGTACCCGATGAAGTGCCCCAGGTGTGGCCACTTGCCCTGCACGTGCACTGAGAAATAA
- the hisF gene encoding imidazole glycerol phosphate synthase subunit HisF, protein MLTKRVIPCLDVVLGEGGGCVVKGVEFVNLKNAGDPVELAKRYNEQGADELVFLDITASHEGRRTMIDVIERTADEVFIPMTVGGGIKTIEGIRSILRAGADKITVNTTAVKDPSFIKESSDIFGSQCIVTAIDCRSNTNIGDPNAVNIIKNKFGKPAWYEVVIYGGRTPTGIDAIEWAKKVEELGSGEIMLTSMDADGTKDGYDLPITKAISKAVRIPIIASGGAGNIEHMYEAFAEADADAALAASIFHFGEYTIGQAKEYLRSKGVPVRL, encoded by the coding sequence ATGCTCACAAAGAGAGTCATTCCCTGCCTCGATGTGGTCTTAGGCGAAGGCGGCGGCTGCGTGGTCAAGGGCGTGGAGTTCGTTAACCTGAAGAACGCCGGCGACCCGGTGGAGCTTGCCAAGCGCTATAACGAGCAGGGGGCCGATGAGCTTGTTTTCCTGGACATCACGGCCTCGCACGAGGGCCGCAGGACCATGATCGACGTCATCGAGCGCACGGCCGACGAGGTCTTTATCCCCATGACCGTGGGCGGCGGGATCAAGACCATCGAGGGCATCCGTTCCATTTTAAGGGCCGGGGCGGACAAGATCACCGTCAACACGACGGCGGTCAAGGACCCATCCTTTATCAAGGAGTCCTCCGACATTTTCGGCTCCCAGTGCATCGTGACCGCCATCGACTGCAGGAGCAACACGAATATCGGGGACCCTAACGCTGTCAATATCATTAAGAACAAGTTCGGAAAGCCCGCGTGGTACGAGGTCGTCATCTACGGCGGCCGGACGCCCACGGGCATCGACGCCATCGAGTGGGCCAAAAAGGTGGAGGAGCTCGGGAGCGGCGAGATCATGCTGACGAGCATGGACGCCGACGGCACCAAAGACGGCTATGACCTGCCCATCACGAAGGCGATATCCAAAGCCGTCCGCATACCTATCATCGCCTCGGGCGGCGCCGGGAACATCGAGCACATGTACGAGGCCTTCGCCGAGGCGGACGCTGACGCTGCGCTGGCCGCGAGCATTTTCCACTTCGGCGAGTACACCATCGGCCAGGCAAAGGAATATCTACGCTCTAAGGGCGTACCGGTGAGGCTCTAG
- a CDS encoding DUF7544 domain-containing protein: MTEWWAFKPITTAFEKAKKILLEPFNAWAWLKLMIIVFFVGTGSSRISNQFSNMANYRTGPEDTAGIEQGITSLLSNSTILAIIIVAALLIILVAVLFAYLRNVFSFVLIKALTSGDVHIIQPLKENLGRGFRLFVFTLAASILTLVVVLAFIAIAILLILLAVQAGTSSAAGIVTLILVICVICLLILLMVLFSIAMGIFIGFTYDFVAPMVYFKGRGIVESWKWLWASIKKDWQQYGVYVITRWALELAVGLLSMIIIVPVALIFIAILVAGCILAAAVAKTSVALAVVIGLVLLVVLALFLIALMAISMPIAVYFRYYSLDVLKHIDPSAVIYSERFAPPPATLPA; encoded by the coding sequence ATGACAGAATGGTGGGCTTTCAAGCCTATAACTACTGCATTCGAGAAGGCGAAGAAAATACTTCTCGAGCCGTTCAACGCATGGGCGTGGCTAAAGCTAATGATCATCGTGTTCTTCGTGGGCACGGGGTCCAGCCGCATCAGTAACCAGTTCAGCAACATGGCCAACTATCGCACAGGCCCGGAGGACACCGCGGGCATCGAGCAGGGCATCACCTCGCTCCTCTCGAACTCTACGATACTGGCGATAATAATCGTTGCGGCCTTGCTCATAATTCTCGTCGCGGTCCTGTTCGCTTACCTGCGCAACGTGTTCTCGTTCGTCCTGATCAAGGCCCTCACGTCCGGCGACGTGCACATTATCCAGCCCCTGAAGGAGAACCTGGGCCGGGGCTTCAGGCTGTTCGTCTTCACGCTGGCTGCCAGCATACTCACGCTCGTCGTCGTACTGGCCTTCATCGCCATCGCCATCCTGCTGATCCTACTCGCTGTGCAGGCGGGCACCTCCTCGGCGGCGGGCATCGTCACGCTCATACTGGTGATCTGCGTCATTTGCCTGCTCATCCTGCTGATGGTCCTGTTCTCCATAGCGATGGGCATCTTCATCGGCTTCACCTACGACTTCGTGGCGCCCATGGTCTACTTTAAAGGCAGGGGCATCGTCGAGTCATGGAAATGGCTCTGGGCGTCGATTAAGAAGGACTGGCAGCAGTACGGCGTATACGTGATCACGCGCTGGGCCCTCGAGCTTGCGGTCGGCCTGCTGTCGATGATAATCATCGTGCCGGTGGCCCTCATCTTCATCGCCATCCTCGTGGCCGGGTGCATCCTCGCCGCGGCCGTGGCAAAGACCAGCGTCGCGCTCGCGGTCGTCATCGGCCTCGTACTACTGGTCGTGCTGGCGCTGTTCCTCATCGCCCTCATGGCCATATCGATGCCCATCGCGGTCTACTTCCGGTACTACTCGCTGGACGTGCTGAAGCATATCGACCCGTCGGCCGTCATCTACTCTGAAAGGTTCGCGCCTCCGCCGGCGACGCTGCCCGCGTGA
- a CDS encoding V-type ATP synthase subunit D has protein sequence MAIKDNIKPTRSELLELKKKIVLSQSGHKLLKMKRDGLILEFFEIMEKARNARSELMKSYDDATTKIAIARAVEGVVAVRSAAFSLTEKPEINLESKNVMGVIVPKIESSGVQKPILNRGYGIINTSARIDEAAQGYERLVEQIIISAEIESAMKKLLDDIEKTKRRVNALEFKVIPEQLEAEQFIKLRLEEMERENTFRLKKIKD, from the coding sequence ATGGCTATTAAGGACAACATCAAGCCCACTCGTTCCGAGCTGCTTGAGTTGAAGAAGAAGATCGTCCTGTCGCAGAGCGGCCATAAGCTGCTCAAGATGAAGCGGGACGGGCTCATCCTGGAGTTCTTCGAGATCATGGAGAAGGCCCGGAACGCACGCAGCGAGCTCATGAAGAGCTACGACGACGCGACGACCAAGATAGCCATTGCCCGTGCCGTGGAGGGCGTCGTGGCGGTCAGGTCCGCCGCGTTCTCCCTTACGGAGAAGCCGGAGATCAATCTCGAGAGCAAAAATGTAATGGGCGTCATCGTGCCTAAGATCGAGTCCTCGGGCGTGCAGAAGCCGATCCTGAACCGGGGCTACGGCATCATCAACACCAGCGCCCGTATCGACGAGGCGGCCCAGGGCTACGAGAGGCTCGTGGAGCAGATCATCATCTCCGCGGAGATCGAGTCGGCCATGAAGAAGCTCCTCGACGATATCGAGAAGACCAAGCGGCGTGTCAACGCCCTTGAGTTCAAGGTGATCCCCGAGCAGCTCGAGGCGGAGCAGTTCATCAAGCTCAGGCTCGAGGAGATGGAACGCGAGAACACGTTCCGCCTCAAGAAGATCAAAGATTAG
- a CDS encoding V-type ATP synthase subunit B: MKEYKTITEIAGPLVFVKKTEPVSYNELVSIQLSDGSIKRGQVLDTSKDVVVVQVFEGTEGISRECGVKFLGEAIKMPVSKDMLGRILSGAGDPLDGGPAIIPEKRLDIVGAAINPYSRRQPKDFIQTGISTIDGMNTLVRGQKLPIFSGAGLPHNEIALQIARQAKVVGSTEPFAVVFCAMGITSEEAQTFMQDFERTGALERAVVFMNLADDPAIERIITPRLALTTAEYLAFEHDMHVLVIYTDMTNYCEALRQIGAAREEVPGRRGYPGYMYTDLAMLYERAGMIDGKKGSITQVPILTMPGDDITHPIPDLTGYITEGQIVVARDLHRKGIYPPINVSPSLSRLMNLGIGVGKTREDHKAVSDQCYSAYAEGKDLRGLVAIVGKDALSERDRKFLEFADIFEDKLVRQSREEDRTIEQTLDMMWGLLATLPVTELNKIDNKYIDKYHPAKKAKVAA; this comes from the coding sequence ATGAAGGAATACAAGACGATCACCGAAATCGCCGGGCCCCTGGTCTTCGTCAAGAAGACGGAGCCCGTCAGCTATAACGAGCTGGTGTCCATCCAGCTCTCCGACGGCAGCATCAAGAGGGGCCAGGTGCTGGACACCTCGAAGGACGTAGTCGTCGTACAGGTCTTCGAGGGCACGGAAGGTATAAGCCGCGAGTGTGGCGTCAAGTTCCTGGGCGAGGCCATCAAGATGCCCGTGAGCAAGGACATGCTAGGCCGTATCCTCTCAGGTGCCGGCGACCCGCTGGACGGCGGGCCGGCCATCATCCCCGAGAAGCGGCTCGACATCGTCGGCGCGGCCATCAACCCGTACTCGAGGCGGCAGCCCAAGGACTTTATCCAGACCGGCATCTCCACGATCGACGGGATGAACACGCTGGTCAGGGGCCAGAAGCTTCCCATCTTCTCGGGCGCGGGCCTGCCCCACAACGAGATCGCCCTGCAGATCGCACGTCAGGCAAAAGTGGTCGGCTCGACCGAGCCGTTCGCCGTCGTGTTCTGCGCGATGGGCATCACCTCGGAAGAGGCGCAGACCTTCATGCAGGACTTCGAGAGGACGGGCGCCCTTGAGAGGGCCGTCGTGTTCATGAACCTGGCGGACGACCCCGCCATCGAGCGTATCATCACCCCGAGGCTGGCGCTGACCACCGCGGAGTACCTGGCGTTCGAGCACGACATGCACGTGCTGGTCATCTACACGGACATGACCAACTACTGCGAGGCGCTGAGACAGATCGGCGCCGCCAGAGAAGAAGTGCCCGGCCGGCGTGGCTACCCCGGCTACATGTACACTGACCTGGCCATGCTCTACGAGAGAGCGGGCATGATCGACGGCAAGAAGGGCTCCATCACGCAGGTGCCCATCCTGACGATGCCCGGCGACGATATCACTCACCCCATACCCGACCTGACCGGCTACATCACGGAAGGCCAGATCGTGGTCGCGAGAGACCTGCACCGCAAGGGCATTTACCCGCCCATCAACGTGTCCCCGTCCCTGTCGAGGCTGATGAACCTCGGCATCGGCGTCGGCAAGACCCGTGAAGACCACAAGGCGGTGTCGGACCAGTGCTACTCGGCCTATGCGGAAGGCAAGGACCTGAGGGGATTGGTCGCGATCGTCGGCAAGGACGCCCTGTCGGAGAGAGACAGGAAGTTCCTGGAGTTCGCCGACATCTTCGAGGACAAGCTCGTCCGGCAGTCCCGCGAGGAGGACAGGACCATCGAGCAGACTCTCGACATGATGTGGGGCCTGCTCGCCACGCTGCCTGTCACCGAGCTGAACAAGATCGATAACAAGTACATCGACAAGTACCACCCGGCCAAGAAGGCGAAAGTGGCGGCATAA
- a CDS encoding ATP synthase subunit A → MSLVGEIFRVAGPVVTAVGLQARMYDVAKVGKEGLMGEVIEIADDKTIIQVYEDTSGLRPGEPVENTGMPLSVELGPGLLTSIYDGIQRPLPILKSKMGNFIERGVTASGLSHEKKWQFTPTVNAGDKVSGGSIIGTVPETKSIVHKVMVPPLTGETAIKDIKAGEFTVDEVIGHLADGTELRLLQKWPVRKPRPFKEKLRPDIPLVTGQRILDCLFPIAKGGTAAIPGPFGSGKTVTQQQLAKWSDAEIVVYIGCGERGNEMTEVLSEFPHLTDPKSGNPLMDRTVLIANTSNMPVAAREASVYTGITIAEYYRDMGYGVSLMADSTSRWAEAMREISSRLEEMPGEEGYPAYLAARLSQFYERAGRVITNMGKEGSVSVIGAVSPPGGDFSEPVTQNTLRIVKVFWALDAKLAQRRHFPAINWLNSYSLYQDSLKEWYTKNIGGDWNTLKAEAMELLQRESELQEIVQLVGSDALPEDQQLTLEIARMIREYFLQQNAYHEVDTFCSLKKQFMMMNEIMAFGRLAKRALAAGVPMPKILGLKSKTDLAKVKFEADFEKYLGNVDNEMKAEFKALEAA, encoded by the coding sequence TTGAGTCTAGTAGGAGAAATATTTAGAGTTGCCGGCCCTGTCGTCACCGCCGTCGGGCTCCAGGCCCGAATGTACGATGTGGCCAAGGTCGGCAAAGAGGGTCTCATGGGCGAGGTCATCGAGATCGCCGATGATAAGACCATCATTCAGGTTTACGAGGATACGTCCGGCCTCCGGCCGGGCGAGCCCGTGGAGAACACTGGCATGCCTCTGTCCGTTGAGCTCGGCCCCGGGCTGCTTACGTCCATCTACGATGGTATCCAGAGGCCGCTGCCCATCTTGAAGAGCAAGATGGGCAACTTCATCGAGAGGGGCGTTACGGCGAGCGGCCTGTCCCACGAGAAGAAGTGGCAGTTCACGCCGACCGTCAATGCCGGCGACAAGGTATCCGGCGGCAGCATCATCGGCACGGTCCCCGAGACGAAGAGCATCGTCCACAAGGTCATGGTGCCTCCCCTCACGGGCGAGACGGCCATCAAGGACATCAAGGCCGGCGAGTTCACCGTCGACGAGGTCATCGGTCACCTGGCCGATGGCACGGAATTACGATTATTACAGAAGTGGCCAGTCCGTAAGCCCAGGCCGTTCAAGGAAAAGCTCAGGCCAGACATTCCATTAGTCACTGGCCAGAGGATCCTGGATTGTTTATTCCCGATTGCCAAGGGCGGAACGGCGGCAATCCCCGGGCCCTTTGGCAGCGGCAAGACCGTCACCCAGCAGCAGCTGGCCAAGTGGTCGGACGCCGAGATCGTCGTCTACATCGGCTGCGGAGAGCGCGGCAACGAGATGACCGAAGTGCTTTCGGAATTCCCGCACCTCACCGACCCGAAGAGCGGCAACCCGCTCATGGACAGGACGGTCCTCATCGCAAATACCTCTAATATGCCCGTCGCGGCAAGAGAGGCTTCGGTCTATACCGGCATCACCATCGCGGAATACTACCGTGACATGGGATACGGCGTCTCACTAATGGCCGACTCGACCTCAAGGTGGGCCGAGGCCATGCGTGAAATATCCAGCCGTCTCGAAGAGATGCCCGGCGAGGAAGGCTACCCGGCTTACCTGGCAGCACGCTTATCACAGTTCTACGAGAGAGCGGGCCGCGTCATCACCAACATGGGCAAGGAAGGCAGCGTCTCGGTCATAGGCGCGGTCAGCCCGCCCGGCGGCGACTTCTCGGAGCCGGTCACGCAGAACACGCTGCGTATCGTCAAGGTGTTCTGGGCGCTCGACGCCAAATTAGCCCAGCGCAGGCACTTCCCGGCCATCAACTGGCTGAACAGCTACTCGCTGTACCAGGACAGCCTGAAGGAGTGGTACACGAAGAACATCGGCGGCGACTGGAATACGCTGAAGGCTGAGGCCATGGAGCTCCTGCAGAGAGAGTCGGAGCTTCAGGAGATCGTGCAGCTCGTCGGCTCGGACGCATTGCCGGAAGACCAGCAGCTGACGCTTGAAATAGCGAGAATGATCCGCGAGTACTTCCTGCAGCAGAACGCCTACCACGAGGTCGATACGTTCTGCAGCCTCAAGAAGCAGTTCATGATGATGAACGAGATTATGGCCTTCGGCCGGCTCGCCAAGAGGGCCCTCGCGGCCGGCGTGCCCATGCCGAAGATCCTGGGCCTCAAGTCCAAGACGGACCTGGCGAAGGTCAAGTTCGAGGCCGACTTCGAGAAGTACCTGGGCAACGTCGACAACGAGATGAAAGCCGAGTTCAAGGCGCTGGAGGCGGCTTAA
- a CDS encoding V-type ATP synthase subunit F — protein MDIAVIGKSDFTTGFRLAGIRKVYDVASEKDLEEKVRQCINDGDVGIVVLYADDVKKLPTVLQKTVDESVEPTFIAIGGREESGLRDKIKRAIGVDLWK, from the coding sequence ATGGATATAGCGGTCATTGGTAAGAGCGATTTCACGACGGGCTTCAGGCTCGCCGGCATCAGGAAAGTCTACGATGTGGCGAGCGAGAAGGACCTAGAGGAGAAGGTCAGGCAGTGCATTAATGACGGGGACGTGGGAATTGTCGTTCTTTATGCGGACGACGTGAAGAAGCTTCCCACGGTGCTCCAGAAGACCGTCGACGAGTCGGTGGAGCCGACGTTCATAGCCATCGGCGGCCGGGAAGAGAGCGGCCTCAGGGATAAGATAAAGAGGGCCATAGGCGTCGACCTGTGGAAATAG
- a CDS encoding V-type ATP synthase subunit C, with amino-acid sequence MLFRRSAGAGNYAYATARVKARKAFLFPRDTYLKLLQMDVPEISRFIGESKYKEEIDELATKYSGIDLMEYALNLNLARDFGQIMSFCEGDLKLLIGSYLNRWDIWNIKSILRGKSFGASEEEIRETLVPAGSLSTQKLNDLIRKGTIADVVEGLAGTMFYKPLTSALDEYNRTHLLSAFENALDKAYYANLMAIKIAGTTADELFISFIKHEIDAVNLRTLFRLKRENVEHDKIMAYMIPGGSKFGMDDLRKLAQAPNYNEFVGMLKEYKLPEDMGPAIQKSQETGSLNSVEIALRKALIANGEKISHLYPLSVTPILGYIVRKNTEVNNLRIIARGKESHLSDEAIKSQLVI; translated from the coding sequence ATGTTGTTCAGGCGAAGCGCCGGCGCTGGTAACTATGCGTACGCAACGGCCAGGGTCAAGGCCCGCAAGGCCTTCCTGTTCCCCAGGGATACGTACCTGAAGCTGCTTCAGATGGACGTGCCCGAGATCAGCCGCTTTATCGGCGAAAGCAAATACAAGGAAGAGATCGACGAGCTGGCGACGAAGTACAGCGGCATCGACCTGATGGAGTACGCGCTGAACTTGAATCTGGCGAGGGACTTCGGCCAGATCATGAGCTTCTGCGAGGGCGATCTCAAGCTCCTCATCGGCTCCTATTTGAATAGGTGGGATATCTGGAACATCAAGTCGATCCTCAGGGGCAAGAGCTTCGGGGCCTCCGAAGAGGAGATCCGCGAAACGCTCGTGCCCGCGGGGAGCCTTAGCACGCAAAAGCTCAACGACCTCATCCGTAAGGGCACTATCGCCGACGTGGTCGAGGGGCTGGCGGGCACCATGTTCTACAAGCCGCTCACCTCGGCGCTGGACGAGTACAACAGGACACACCTGCTCTCGGCGTTCGAGAACGCATTAGACAAGGCGTATTACGCGAACCTCATGGCCATCAAGATCGCCGGCACAACGGCAGACGAGCTCTTCATCAGCTTCATCAAGCACGAGATCGATGCCGTCAACCTCAGGACACTGTTCCGGCTAAAGAGGGAGAACGTAGAGCACGACAAGATCATGGCCTACATGATCCCGGGCGGCTCGAAGTTCGGGATGGACGACCTGAGAAAGCTCGCGCAGGCGCCGAACTATAACGAGTTCGTGGGCATGCTCAAGGAATATAAGCTGCCTGAGGATATGGGGCCGGCCATACAGAAGTCGCAGGAGACGGGCTCGCTGAACTCGGTCGAGATCGCGCTCCGTAAAGCGCTCATCGCCAACGGCGAGAAGATATCGCACCTCTACCCGCTCTCGGTGACGCCCATTTTAGGGTACATCGTGCGGAAGAACACCGAGGTCAACAATCTTCGCATCATCGCCCGCGGCAAGGAGTCTCACCTCAGCGACGAGGCCATTAAGAGCCAGCTGGTGATATGA
- a CDS encoding V-type ATP synthase subunit E: protein MGLDRVVKDISDKAEAESRDITARAQAEASVIKKDAEAEAKRAYDAEMARADQAILKMRQRELSSAKLDIKKSKLNAEKDVLQEVRSDLIKRLSAMPKEKKVDILNKLINMARKDVPMGKIYSNAGDAELIKSSGYEYGGNIKCIGGIIVTSMDGSVNLDYTFDSIMEDVWNAQMKPVSDILFGSR from the coding sequence ATGGGACTGGACAGAGTCGTAAAGGACATCTCAGATAAAGCCGAGGCCGAGAGCCGTGACATTACGGCCCGCGCGCAGGCCGAAGCCTCAGTCATAAAGAAGGACGCCGAGGCGGAAGCGAAGCGGGCTTACGATGCCGAGATGGCGCGGGCGGACCAGGCCATACTGAAGATGAGGCAAAGAGAGCTCTCGAGCGCCAAGCTGGACATCAAGAAATCCAAGCTGAACGCCGAGAAGGACGTGCTCCAGGAAGTGCGTTCCGACCTTATTAAGCGGCTTTCCGCCATGCCAAAAGAAAAGAAAGTTGATATATTAAATAAGCTTATAAATATGGCCCGGAAAGACGTGCCGATGGGTAAAATATACTCGAATGCCGGAGACGCCGAGCTGATCAAGAGCTCGGGGTATGAGTACGGCGGCAACATCAAGTGTATCGGCGGCATCATCGTGACCAGCATGGACGGAAGCGTCAACCTCGACTATACGTTCGACTCCATCATGGAGGATGTCTGGAACGCGCAGATGAAGCCCGTATCGGACATTCTATTCGGCTCAAGGTGA
- a CDS encoding A-type ATP synthase subunit K — MPVEGLVAIGAGLAVGLAGIGSGIAEKDIGAAAVGAIAEDRSFFGQGLIFTVIPETIVIFGLVIAILLMFL, encoded by the coding sequence ATGCCAGTAGAAGGACTAGTTGCAATTGGTGCAGGTTTAGCGGTCGGATTAGCAGGCATCGGCTCGGGCATCGCTGAGAAGGATATCGGCGCCGCCGCGGTCGGGGCCATCGCCGAGGACAGGTCGTTCTTCGGCCAGGGTCTGATCTTCACCGTCATTCCCGAGACCATCGTCATCTTCGGCCTTGTCATTGCCATCCTGCTGATGTTCCTGTAA